A genomic stretch from Gammaproteobacteria bacterium includes:
- the hemE gene encoding uroporphyrinogen decarboxylase has product MNDRFLRALRRQPVDATPIWIMRQAGRYLPEYRETRARAGDFLTLCKTPELACEVTLQPLERFDLDAAILFSDILTIPDAMGLELGFTEGEGPRFANPVRDKAAIERLGVPDPEADLGYVMEAVRVIRRDLAGRVPLIGFSGSPWTLATYMVEGHGSKEFPTIKAMMYDDPQTLGRLLQVLSESVTEYLHCQIKAGAQAVMIFDTWGGALTPRDYRRFSLEPMHRIVSELSRRPDAADIPVILFTKGGGAWLEWMADTGCAALGLDWTQDIADARRRVGDRVALQGNLDPSVLFATPPRIREEAARVLEGFGEGEGHVFNLGHGINQHVPPDHVAALVDAVHELSHPMHASALPAQ; this is encoded by the coding sequence ATGAACGACCGATTTCTCAGGGCGCTGCGCCGCCAGCCGGTGGACGCCACACCCATCTGGATCATGCGGCAGGCAGGGCGTTATCTGCCCGAATACAGGGAAACCCGTGCCCGCGCGGGGGATTTCCTGACCCTGTGCAAGACGCCGGAGCTGGCCTGTGAAGTCACCCTGCAACCCTTGGAGCGCTTCGATCTGGATGCGGCTATCCTGTTTTCCGACATCCTGACGATCCCCGACGCAATGGGTCTCGAGCTGGGATTCACCGAGGGTGAAGGCCCCCGATTCGCGAATCCCGTTCGCGACAAGGCGGCGATCGAGCGGCTCGGGGTGCCGGATCCGGAAGCGGACCTCGGCTACGTGATGGAGGCGGTGCGGGTGATCCGGCGTGACCTTGCGGGTCGCGTCCCGTTGATCGGTTTTTCGGGCAGTCCGTGGACGCTTGCGACGTACATGGTGGAAGGCCACGGAAGCAAGGAGTTCCCCACGATCAAGGCCATGATGTACGACGATCCGCAGACCCTGGGCCGGTTGTTGCAGGTATTGAGCGAAAGTGTCACGGAATACCTCCACTGCCAGATCAAGGCCGGCGCGCAGGCCGTCATGATCTTCGACACCTGGGGCGGCGCCCTGACGCCACGGGACTACCGGCGGTTCTCCCTGGAACCCATGCACCGGATCGTCAGCGAGCTGTCCCGCCGGCCCGATGCGGCTGACATACCCGTCATCCTGTTTACCAAGGGCGGTGGGGCCTGGCTGGAATGGATGGCCGACACCGGTTGCGCCGCTCTCGGACTGGACTGGACACAGGACATCGCCGATGCGCGCCGGCGCGTCGGCGACCGCGTGGCGCTGCAGGGCAACCTCGACCCGTCCGTCCTGTTTGCCACCCCACCCCGGATTCGGGAGGAAGCGGCCCGTGTCCTCGAGGGTTTCGGCGAGGGCGAGGGCCATGTTTTCAATCTGGGCCATGGGATCAACCAGCACGTACCGCCAGATCACGTGGCCGCCCTGGTCGATGCCGTGCACGAACTCAGCCACCCCATGCATGCAAGCGCGTTACCGGCGCAGTGA